One genomic window of Gemmatimonadales bacterium includes the following:
- a CDS encoding NAD(+)/NADH kinase, producing MNVGVVGNPRYADLGAVLAHVAREAPARGITLFTEARLDPFWPCPLPHIDEAPTEPPLHALLTFGGDGTLLRGARMLRTRSTCVLGVNLGRVGFLTTATLATLDQALAALVSGDYIIEPRQGLTAQILARDGEVRAAQPALNDVAIHKGGVARVIRVNVFIEGENVGPYSGDGIVVATPTGSTAYSLSAGGPIVVPGVKAMLVTPICAHTLAVRPLVVPASYTIVVEPIDGWGDDLLVSFDGQTGSTLAGGESVRVSRADEPIHLVRLSHDGFFARMRQKLHWGDLSEREVQR from the coding sequence ATGAACGTCGGCGTCGTCGGCAACCCGCGCTACGCCGACCTCGGCGCGGTGCTGGCGCACGTTGCGCGCGAGGCGCCGGCACGGGGGATCACGCTCTTCACCGAGGCGCGGCTGGATCCGTTCTGGCCCTGCCCGCTGCCGCACATCGACGAAGCGCCCACAGAGCCGCCGCTCCACGCCCTGCTCACGTTCGGCGGCGACGGCACGCTCCTCCGGGGCGCGCGCATGCTCCGGACGCGAAGCACCTGCGTCCTCGGCGTGAACCTTGGCCGGGTCGGCTTTCTCACCACCGCCACGCTCGCCACGCTCGACCAGGCGCTCGCGGCGCTCGTTTCCGGCGATTACATCATCGAGCCGCGGCAGGGCCTCACGGCGCAGATCCTCGCGCGCGACGGCGAAGTGCGCGCTGCGCAGCCGGCGCTCAACGACGTGGCCATCCACAAGGGCGGCGTGGCGCGCGTCATCCGGGTCAACGTCTTCATCGAGGGCGAGAACGTCGGGCCGTACAGCGGCGACGGCATCGTGGTCGCGACGCCGACCGGCTCGACGGCGTACAGCCTGAGCGCCGGCGGCCCGATCGTGGTGCCCGGCGTCAAGGCGATGCTGGTGACGCCGATCTGCGCGCATACCCTCGCCGTGCGGCCGCTCGTGGTGCCCGCCTCGTACACCATCGTGGTCGAGCCAATCGACGGCTGGGGCGACGATCTGCTCGTGTCTTTCGACGGCCAGACCGGGAGCACGCTCGCGGGCGGCGAATCGGTGCGGGTGAGCCGGGCCGACGAGCCGATCCACCTCGTGCGGCTGAGCCATGACGGCTTCTTCGCGCGCATGCGGCAGAAGCTGCACTGGGGCGACCTGTCGGAGCGCGAGGTGCAGCGGTGA
- the dxs gene encoding 1-deoxy-D-xylulose-5-phosphate synthase produces MSLLAGIRDPEDLKRLKREQLPQLAREIRERLIECCSLTGGHIGASLGVVELAVALLYEFDSPADRIVWDVGHQAYAWKLLTGRNAEFPTLRQPGGISGFLKRAESPHDQFGAGHAGTAVSAALGMAAARDLRGQTHKVVAVLGDGALTCGLSYEGMNNAGHSARDVIIVLNDNGMSISPNVGGIARMLGGIVANPRTNALREHVKHLTFALGNVLGEGVVDFAKNVEESAKNLFSQGMLFEELGLRYFGPIDGHDLTKLCQTLAFVRGMTGPRLVHVITEKGKGFAFAESNREKWHGLAAYDPVTGEARKKSSGPPTWTQVFGDAITALGAEHPELVAITAAMPSGTGTSVFEKRWPARFFDVGIAEGHAVTFAGGLAAEGMRPVCAIYSTFLQRAYDNVIHDVAVQQLPVIFALDRAGLVGEDGQTHMGLYDIAYMLAIPGMTVTAPKDGDELIALLKTALAHEGGPFCTRYPRDKAPAEPAPVAEVPAVPYGTWEQLRTGSDVALLAVGTMVRSALGAAGILAGEGLDCAVVNCRFMKPMDDAMLEALVQRYRILVTIEEGTVVNGFGAYLAETLQTTHPEVRVVALGVPDRLVEQAPRAEQLEAFGLTAEGIARRVTALHHEESFEAR; encoded by the coding sequence ATGTCCTTGCTCGCCGGCATCCGGGATCCGGAGGACCTCAAACGCCTCAAGCGGGAGCAGCTCCCACAGCTTGCGCGCGAGATCCGGGAGCGGCTCATCGAGTGCTGCTCGCTCACCGGCGGCCACATCGGCGCCAGTCTCGGCGTGGTCGAGCTCGCCGTTGCGCTGCTCTACGAGTTCGACTCGCCCGCCGACCGCATCGTCTGGGATGTAGGCCACCAGGCGTACGCCTGGAAGCTGCTCACCGGCCGCAACGCGGAATTTCCCACGCTGCGCCAGCCGGGCGGGATCTCCGGCTTCCTCAAGCGCGCCGAAAGCCCGCATGACCAATTCGGCGCGGGCCACGCCGGCACCGCGGTTTCGGCCGCACTCGGCATGGCGGCGGCGCGCGATCTCCGGGGGCAGACTCACAAGGTGGTCGCCGTCCTGGGCGACGGTGCGCTCACCTGCGGGCTTTCCTACGAGGGAATGAACAACGCGGGGCACTCGGCGCGCGATGTCATCATCGTGCTCAACGACAATGGCATGTCGATTTCTCCCAACGTGGGCGGAATCGCGCGCATGCTCGGCGGTATCGTGGCCAACCCGCGCACCAACGCGCTGCGCGAGCACGTGAAGCACCTCACCTTCGCCCTCGGCAACGTGCTCGGCGAAGGCGTCGTCGACTTCGCCAAGAATGTGGAGGAGAGCGCCAAGAATCTCTTCTCGCAGGGGATGCTGTTCGAGGAGCTGGGGCTCCGCTACTTCGGACCCATCGACGGCCACGACCTGACCAAACTTTGCCAGACGCTCGCGTTCGTGCGCGGAATGACCGGCCCGCGCCTGGTCCACGTCATCACGGAGAAGGGCAAGGGGTTCGCCTTCGCCGAGTCGAACCGGGAGAAGTGGCACGGGCTCGCGGCCTACGACCCGGTCACGGGCGAGGCGCGCAAGAAGTCGAGCGGTCCGCCCACCTGGACCCAGGTGTTCGGCGACGCGATCACGGCGCTCGGTGCCGAGCACCCCGAGCTCGTCGCTATCACCGCGGCGATGCCGAGCGGCACGGGCACCAGCGTATTCGAGAAGCGGTGGCCCGCGCGCTTCTTCGACGTGGGTATCGCGGAGGGGCACGCGGTGACCTTTGCCGGGGGGCTCGCCGCGGAAGGGATGCGCCCCGTCTGCGCCATCTACAGCACGTTTCTCCAGCGCGCGTACGACAACGTGATCCACGACGTAGCGGTGCAGCAGCTCCCGGTGATCTTTGCGCTCGACCGCGCCGGCCTCGTGGGTGAAGACGGCCAGACCCACATGGGGCTCTACGACATCGCGTACATGCTCGCGATTCCGGGGATGACGGTCACCGCACCCAAGGACGGCGACGAGCTGATCGCCCTGCTCAAGACGGCGCTCGCGCATGAGGGTGGCCCCTTCTGCACCCGGTATCCCCGCGACAAGGCGCCCGCCGAACCGGCCCCGGTGGCCGAGGTGCCGGCAGTGCCCTATGGCACTTGGGAGCAGCTCCGGACCGGCAGCGACGTGGCCCTGCTCGCCGTCGGCACGATGGTGCGGTCTGCACTCGGCGCGGCCGGCATTCTCGCCGGCGAGGGACTCGACTGCGCGGTCGTCAATTGCCGATTCATGAAGCCGATGGACGACGCGATGCTCGAGGCGCTGGTGCAGCGCTACCGGATTCTCGTGACGATCGAAGAAGGCACCGTCGTGAACGGGTTCGGCGCCTACCTTGCCGAGACGTTGCAGACCACCCATCCGGAGGTGCGCGTCGTGGCGCTCGGCGTGCCCGACCGCCTGGTGGAGCAGGCGCCGCGCGCGGAGCAGCTCGAGGCGTTCGGGCTCACGGCGGAAGGGATCGCGCGGCGGGTTACGGCGCTGCACCACGAGGAAAGTTTCGAGGCGCGATGA
- a CDS encoding polyprenyl synthetase family protein, whose amino-acid sequence MAEVATDPATALLAEARAATDARLERWAARIELMAPGPGAAAVAYALRSPGKRVRAALVLGAYRAAGGRSDPAGVAAAAETVHAYSLVHDDLPCMDDDDLRRGRPTTHRVFGVPVATRAGYLLVPVAACVLAEAADELGLGEEVLGRMAVELFEAGGIEGMVGGQWRDLAAEGRALDLAELTAIHRGKTGALIRAACMLGGLAAAAPPPTLAALGRFGEDIGLAFQIADDVLDATGTSDALGKTAGRDAALNKSTYVGLLGVDAARAEAASLVQRALARLGASSAAGVDGALAAGSLASLAQYIVTRSS is encoded by the coding sequence ATGGCTGAGGTGGCGACGGACCCGGCGACCGCATTGCTCGCCGAGGCCCGCGCCGCGACCGACGCACGGCTCGAGCGCTGGGCCGCGCGCATCGAGCTCATGGCGCCGGGCCCCGGGGCTGCTGCGGTGGCGTACGCGCTTCGGAGCCCGGGCAAGCGGGTCCGCGCGGCGCTCGTCCTGGGTGCGTATCGGGCGGCGGGTGGGCGCTCCGACCCGGCGGGCGTTGCTGCCGCCGCCGAGACCGTGCACGCCTACTCACTGGTGCACGACGATCTCCCGTGCATGGACGACGACGATCTTCGCCGCGGTCGCCCGACCACGCACCGCGTCTTCGGCGTGCCGGTCGCGACCCGGGCGGGCTATCTCCTCGTGCCGGTCGCCGCGTGCGTACTGGCCGAGGCGGCGGATGAGCTGGGGCTCGGAGAGGAAGTCCTTGGGCGCATGGCCGTCGAGCTGTTCGAGGCCGGCGGCATCGAGGGCATGGTGGGTGGCCAGTGGCGCGACCTCGCGGCGGAGGGGCGGGCGCTCGATCTCGCGGAGCTCACGGCCATCCATCGCGGCAAGACCGGCGCGCTCATCCGCGCGGCGTGCATGCTCGGCGGCCTCGCCGCCGCCGCGCCGCCGCCCACGCTCGCGGCGCTCGGCCGATTCGGCGAGGACATCGGTCTCGCCTTTCAGATCGCCGACGACGTGCTCGACGCCACCGGTACGAGCGACGCGCTGGGCAAGACCGCGGGGCGTGACGCCGCGCTGAACAAGTCCACCTACGTCGGCCTGCTTGGCGTGGACGCCGCGCGCGCGGAAGCGGCGTCCCTGGTGCAGCGGGCGCTCGCGCGCCTCGGTGCCAGCAGCGCCGCGGGGGTCGACGGCGCTCTTGCGGCGGGCTCCCTCGCCTCACTGGCGCAGTATATTGTCACGAGAAGCTCGTAA
- the xseB gene encoding exodeoxyribonuclease VII small subunit — protein MTAPPPPPSLAEQLARLEVIVRRLEIEELDLDAALALFEEGVACLREARARLAAAELTVRTVLEDADGSLRFTDLDG, from the coding sequence GTGACCGCGCCACCCCCGCCGCCCTCGCTCGCGGAGCAGTTGGCGCGTCTCGAGGTGATCGTGCGCCGGCTCGAGATCGAAGAGCTGGACCTGGACGCGGCGCTGGCACTTTTCGAGGAAGGCGTCGCCTGCCTGCGCGAGGCGCGGGCCCGCCTCGCCGCGGCCGAGCTCACCGTCCGCACGGTCCTCGAGGACGCCGACGGCTCGCTCCGATTCACCGATCTCGATGGCTGA
- the xseA gene encoding exodeoxyribonuclease VII large subunit: protein MTLQLPIPAATPADEVLSVGDLTAMVKGLIEGQMGPLWVRGEIVQCRVWSSGHWYFTLRDAGAQVRCCMWRAHAARAGRPPADGTEVFAYGAPGMYEAKGEFQLVVTRMIPTSTVGEQQRALERTRMALAADGLFDRARKRPVPPLAGAAAVVTSLDGAALRDIITVTRKRWPGAALVVVGSRVQGDGAADELVAALGIVNRLDDIDLCIVGRGGGARDDLAAFNDERVCRALAAVCVPTISAVGHEIDVTLADLVADVRAATPSAAAELAWADAREVTRQVADLSARMSAGLDRRTRFAAERLARTGDRLQAAAEQALERQRYRVDRLAAQLDALSPLRVLARGYAVPLGADGRVLRRRAEFTPARPFRLRVADGDVAARAE from the coding sequence GTGACGCTGCAACTGCCGATCCCGGCGGCGACGCCGGCCGACGAAGTTCTATCGGTCGGCGATCTCACCGCGATGGTGAAGGGCTTGATCGAGGGCCAGATGGGTCCGCTCTGGGTCCGGGGCGAGATCGTGCAGTGCCGCGTGTGGAGCAGCGGACACTGGTACTTCACCCTGCGGGACGCGGGGGCGCAGGTGCGCTGCTGCATGTGGCGGGCACACGCGGCCCGCGCGGGGCGCCCGCCCGCGGACGGCACCGAGGTGTTCGCCTACGGCGCGCCCGGGATGTACGAGGCAAAGGGGGAGTTCCAGCTCGTCGTCACCCGGATGATCCCGACCTCGACGGTGGGCGAGCAGCAGCGCGCGCTCGAGCGCACCCGCATGGCGCTCGCGGCCGATGGATTATTCGACCGCGCGCGCAAGCGCCCGGTACCGCCGCTCGCCGGAGCCGCCGCCGTGGTGACGAGCCTCGATGGCGCGGCGCTCCGCGACATCATCACGGTTACCCGCAAGCGGTGGCCGGGCGCCGCGCTCGTCGTGGTGGGCTCGCGCGTGCAGGGCGACGGGGCCGCCGACGAGCTGGTGGCGGCCCTCGGCATCGTGAACCGGCTCGACGATATCGATCTCTGCATCGTGGGCCGCGGCGGCGGCGCGCGGGACGATCTTGCCGCCTTCAACGACGAGCGGGTCTGCCGCGCCCTCGCAGCGGTGTGCGTCCCCACCATCTCGGCAGTCGGGCACGAGATCGATGTCACCCTCGCCGATCTCGTTGCCGACGTGCGCGCCGCCACACCATCCGCGGCAGCGGAGCTCGCGTGGGCCGATGCCCGAGAGGTCACGCGCCAGGTGGCTGACCTGAGCGCCCGCATGAGCGCCGGACTCGACCGCCGCACCCGCTTTGCCGCCGAGCGGCTCGCGCGCACCGGCGATCGGCTGCAAGCGGCGGCGGAGCAGGCGCTCGAGCGCCAGCGCTACCGCGTCGACCGCCTCGCCGCACAACTCGATGCGTTGAGCCCGCTGCGCGTGCTCGCCCGCGGATACGCGGTGCCGCTCGGCGCCGACGGCCGCGTGCTCCGTCGCAGGGCCGAGTTCACGCCGGCCCGGCCCTTCCGCCTGCGCGTCGCCGATGGCGATGTCGCGGCGCGGGCCGAATAG